Sequence from the Ailuropoda melanoleuca isolate Jingjing chromosome 10, ASM200744v2, whole genome shotgun sequence genome:
AGAAGAGGTGATTCAGACCCATTTATATACGCAAAAGGGTAGGATGACAAAATATGTAATGGCCCTGTCaccttttcagatattttacttaaaatatactttatattaaGCTTTAAGGTCACAGTGTAGGAAATCTCCGTAGGTGCCATTAAAACTACTCTAAAGAATATTTCCTGCACAAAATGAtgcaggattttaaaataatgtacatgCAGAAAAAGACACATATCTTAAGTGCACAGAACACTCAGATATTCAGCACCCAGATTTAGAAACAGTATTACCAGCACCAGATAAATACCCCCTTTTCAGCCTTGCCCAAGGCTAgccactatcctgacttctaactgCATAGACAAGTTTTCCTGTGCTTATGCTTTACACAGATGGTCATGCAATGTGTGCCTGTGTCTGGCTTCCGTCATTCAGCTCTGTGAAACCAAGCTACTATTGCAAATACTTAAGGTTCACTTGTTCCCAACGCTCTACATTCTGCAGTGAAACATATATCCCTTTAGAGAATTCTGGTTTTAGTATGCCATGAATATTCTAGTATGTCCTTTAGTTGACATAAACACACCTTTCTGCTAGGTTCGGGTTAAAAGGGTATACGCATTTTCAAAGTGCCAGCTTTCCCAAATGGTCATACCAGTTGGTGATACCTCGAGCACGGTAGGCCTCCTGCTGCTTACCTCCTTGCCAaaactggattctttttttatgctttttattttaaccatctCAGTGGGTGGGTggtgttttaattttacatttccctgattactaataaaaataacgTACCTTTTCGTGTTTACTGGCCATCTGGATATTCTCTTTTGTTAAGTGGATGTCCCAatctcttgcccattttctatttttttcttgttgatttgtaagagttctttttcaattttagatCCAGGGCTGGAAAGTGTGGCCGTCGGGCCAAATCCAGATTGTTGCCTGtgtttgtgaataaagttttattgagacacaGACACGTTCACAGCGACTGTCTAGCTCACAAAACCCCAAGTATTTACTAACTGGCCCCTTCCAAAAACCATCACCACCCTTTCCTCTACACTCAAGTCTGTTGTCATATACGTAAGTTGCAAGTATCCTCCCCGTTTCTTGCCTATTTGCTTTCTTAATGGGGTCCTTTTTATAAACATAAGTTTCAAAAAGTTAATATATCCAAAttaactggttttattttatagtttagtGATTTGGGGGtcttaagaaaaattttcttaCTATAAGGCTATGTACAGTCtgctaagttttctttttaaagctttattattttatatttcatatttagatcTGTAATCCATCTCAACCCCCCACTTCtctattttctattaaattattaaatttaattgacAAAGCATTTATTAGAAAGAATATCTTCTCCCCCATTATACTGCATTATCATCTTCAGCAAAAACCAAGTGACTGTATTATACACGGGTGTTTCTGGAATCTTTATTCTGTCCCAATGGTCAATTTGTTTATCTCTGCACCAATACCAcacaattataataatttatgtgGCTTTATGACAGGTCTTCCTTGATACCTGGTAATATAAGTTCTTTTACTGTGTCTATTCCGGAAGATAGCCTTGACTACCATGGGGcttctgaattttcatttgaattttagagTTAGTGTAATTTCAATTCAAGAACTTAGTAGGACTTTTAAGATTGCATTGAACATATGAATTAATGTGGGGGGGAAACTGAGATCTTTTTAAAACTGTCCCGGAATCCATGAACCAGATATAGCCCTCtcaagttttgtaattttttttcttgaaaatatggTGTTAGGTAATTTTCCGTCGAGGCACTTGAGgatttttgatgctactgtaaatggtattgcttttaagtttttcattttttatgttcaCTGCtggtatattaaaaattatttttgcataataAGCTTTATGCAGGGACTCTGCTAAACTTATTCATTAATTCTAATTATTTGTGCATTCCTCAGAACTTTCAATGTACAGAATCATGTCAACTGcaaataaaagttttacttctaaTCCTCAGgctctttaattatttttcttgccttattctCCTGGTTACATCCTTCTGCAGAATACTGAATACAATTAGTGACAgaagatagatatttttttcttcttcttctttttttttttttttgcatcctgGAGAAAACTTTCAATATTTCAGTATTAGGTATGCTGGTGGTTGTAGTTTTAGAAACTTTTCATCCAAGTAGGGAAGTTCCTTTCAAATCCACAGCTTATGAAGAACATTAATGGATGCTGACTTTACCACGTGACTTTTCTGCATCCTAGATTACTTGTTTCTGTAACGTAGTCCAGTGCTTAATCTTTGATTATTAAAGGACCCTTGCATTCCTTGGCCCAGTGAACTGGGTCGTGTGACCACTATAAACAGGTTACTGGCAATCGGAATGGAATTATCATGACTGGTTTAGACGAACCAGGATTCACCCTGTGTGTCATGTGAGGAAATGGTGAACAAACTCTTCCAGCAAGGAATTAAGGGGAGAAAAGACACTGAGTTAATCAACTAAAACTGTCTGCTAGAAACTTGTATTTGTTCCAAAATACTGGGAATGAAGGGCAGTTCACAAAATAATGACATAGTATTCACATCAGATAAAAGATGAAATTTCTGAATTACATACTACTGGCACACCGCACACTCAACTATGGATTAGATGAGCGGAGTGGCACAAGAGTTTTATGTATTCTACAGATAAACTATGTGGATGCCCTCTTTTACTGACACAGACTTAACTCCAAATCATCTATGCATAGTTTATGAAAATAgtgtcttaaaatcttttttgctCAAATGTAGTTGAATTCGCTACAAAAACCACTGGCTTAGCCTTTATTGATGGGGCATTTGCTAAACACCCATTTGTCAATGCCTCCCAACAAATAGAAAAGTACGTACTTAACTATCTCATACCTAGCAAATGTGTCACCAACAACACATATCCTGTATTAGTACATTTTGCCACCTCAATACTCAGAATACTGCCTTTTCCCAaataattcaaattcaaatttgcATACAATTACTgttaaactgcatttttaaaacatgatagaAACTGTCATATATGTGTTTAATGCTACTGTCCTCCTTATAAACTCCTGATGATTCCAAAACTTCATTTTATACCATGGTTTATTCAGTGCTGACAGCTTCTGAGAGCTTTCCTATAAACATCAGAATTTACATCAGAAATATGGCTTTTAGTATAACAATTTCCAAGACAATATGTTTTCCCACACTCATCACTCTGATAGATCTCGCCTTGGTATGATTCCCtgatatgtaaatataatttgaattccaaaataaatattaaatattcatcaaGTTTCACTCCTGTATAAATTATCTTGTGCCCAACGCATTGCAGGATCTTGCTGAAGGCTTTGCTTCTTCTTGTATTCCTAGGGATTCTTCTCTGTAAGAAATCAGGTAGAGATGAATCTAATGCCTCAATGGTTCTCCCCATTCAGAAACACGAACTCTCAGACAATGACATCTGACTCCCCATTAGATTTCGTCATACTCAAAGACCTTTAACGTCACAGGAGATTCTCCACATCCAGTACATTCACATTCCCTCTCCTGTGAATTCTCTGATGGCTATTGAAGGCTGACCTGTGGTGGAATTTTTTCCCACACTCGTTACATtcgtagggtttctctcctgaATGAGTCCTATAGTGTACAGTGAGGTAGGACTTCTGAGAAAAGACTTTCCCACACTCATTACATTCGTAGGGCTTCTCTCCTGAATGGCTTCTGTAGTGCACAGTGAGGTTTGACATCCGAGAGAAGACCTTCCCACATTTACTACATTCATAGGGCTTTTCTCCCGAATGGATCCGGTGGTGGATGGTGAGATAGGACTTCTGAGAGAAGAACTTCCCACATTCGTAACACTCGTagggcttctctcctgtgtgcACTCTTTGATGTCTAAAGAGGGATGAATTATGGGAGAAggttttcccacattcactgcatcCATAGGGTTTCTCTTCAGAGTGACTTCTGTAATGTATAGTATAGTACGACAACTCCGAGAACAATTTTCCACAGATGTTACATTCATAGGATTTCTCCCCTTTTGGAAGCAATTGGTGCCCACTGAAGGCTGAACTGTCAAGGAAGATTTTCCCACATTCGCTACATTCATAGGGTTTGTCCCCTAAAAGAGCCGCAGGATGGTCAGTGAGATACGAGAACTGAGAGAGCTTTCCACATTCACTACATTCGTGGGGTTTCTCATCTGTGTGTACTTTCCGATGTCTAATGAAGGCTGAATTTAAATTGAAGGTTTTCCCACACTCGTTACATTCGTAGGGTTTCTCTTCTAAGTGACTTCTATAATGTATAGTGAGGTACGACACCCGAGAGAAGAACTTCCCGCACTCACTGCACTGATAGGGTTTCTCTCCCGTGTGGGTCCTCTGATGTGTAATGAGGGTAGATTTTCGGTAGTaggatttcccacattcattacatttgtaaAGTTTCTCTCCCGTATGCGTTCTCTGGTGGTCACTGAGGGCAGACTTGCGAGAGAAGGATTTCCCACATTCGTTACATGGATAGGGTCTCTCTCCTGAATGATTCCTCTGGTGTAGGGTGAGATGGGTCTTCTGGCAGAAGGTTTTCCCACACTCGttacattcatagggcttctcaCCTGAATGAGTTCTCAGGTGTTGGGTGAGATGTAACTTCTGACAGAAGGTTTTCCCACACTCGTTACATTTATAGGGCTTCTCCTCTAAGTGTGATCTCCGATGGACAGTGAGGGTCCCCTTTTGGCTGAAGGATTTCCCACATACgttacattcataaggtttctctcctgtgtgggcCCTCTGATGTATGATTAACTTTGACTTTTTACAGAAAGATTTTCCACATTCGCTGCATTCAAAGGGTTTCAATTCCATCTGCGATCTCTGGTATACATTAAAATTTGACATCTGGATGAAATCTGACCCAGAGTCATTCCACTCGTAGGGCTTTTCCCCCATATAAGCTCTCTTATGAGCCAGAAAAACAGCTTCATTGTCTAAGGCTTCCATGCATCCATTATATTCAAAGGGTTTCtccaaaatatgaattttctgaAGAATACTCTCTTCATTTTGAGAATAGCCTTCCCCATTTtgattacattcatagggtttcccTCTGTGGTACATCTTCCCACATTCACTACACTCATCAGGTTTCTTTCTTGCATAGCTTCCATCACTAATAATTAATTCTGAAGTAGACTCTAAATTCTTTCCACATGAGACACAAGTATGAGATGTTATGCTTGAAGGAACAAGGCTTGTTTCCACATTACACGTTTTATcaaatgcattctctctctcttcaatcaGGGTTTTGTTGTTGATAGAAATAGCTTGCCTTGAATGTTCATCTTCACTTCCAGGGATTCTCTCTATCAGGTCATCAACTTTCCAGACTTCTTCTAAAAAGGAACAGAATTAAACAAACCTTGTGAATCTGAATACACCAGGTATCAAATGGGAGTGGTACTCAAGTGCCCCGCCATATGACTGACTCTGGCTTTACAGCCAATCTCCACAAATAAAGGGTATAGTCCTCCTTTCCCCCTGATCTGTCATAtgagatagacagacagacagacatggagCGGAGTGGGGTAGGCACAGGGAAGGGATGAGTGTGGGACAGGACTCAGCattagagaaagaagggagagtaAATTCACACCAAACACAAGCACCTTTGTTACTTCCCAAACATGTTCAAAACTTTGGTAGAAAAGGTGAAATAAACCCAAGAAATGATGACCAGAGGGCACAGTCACTGAAACAGAACTAGATTAAGGCACAAACAGGAGGACTCGTGAGCACATTGGTCCAGTGGGAGAACAAGAACAATCGCTGCAtgaatattcaaagaaaacacTCAAGTACGGATTATGCTGGGAGTAAGAGATTGCAATTTATATTAAACTGTAAGATACTGCTTCACACACAGATTACCACGATGACATCCTCACTAGCCCAGATCCTTCCAAAATCTTTGCCTTTGTATTCTGCACATAAATCCAAATAAACATTCTAAAAATTCCAAACTCATCTTTACAGACACTCCTACCACCAGGGCtccagctccccagccctggtTCACATTCACCTGGAGGGAGAGTTCCAGGCACATAAATACCAGAAAGAAATGTAAGATGGGACCAGGTGGCAAGAGACTGAGCCACAAACGTTGGCTCTCGGAAGTATCCTTATGGTCCTACTTAACCCTAACTGTACTTGTTTGCACAACAAAGCGTGGCAGCTAAAAGCACAGAGATGAGGCTACCTCGATTCAAATCCACCTCTAACACAGTACTGGCCGGgtcttgaacaagttacttaactgtGATGCAGCTTCACACAGCTGAAATGTGCCCGAATCACGGCACTGGGGAAAAACCAATTTAGTGCATGTAAATCAGAACAGTATATGATCTGAAAGAACTACCCATcgattttctttccatttgctcacttaaatttcataaaatcaaTCACATCCCTGACATAACACTAACTAAGTCCTGAAAAGAAGCACGAGTTCCCATCCGTGCAGGTTTCGCTTAATATAAAACCTTAAATGTCAAATTTCTAAAGCCGCCCCTACAATATtgactttgtatttatttctatgtctCTTACAAATCTTTGGAGCCTCTGAGCTATTGTTAGCTGCCTTCATCCATAATCAATGCAACACCGACAGTTCTGTGCTCAGCAATCTATACCATCCCTGGACCTCCAAGCCCCGAAtacaaacaggaaacaaaacaaaacaagaaaagttaTCATTCACTGGTAAGATTTTTCATTACCTGGATTCACAAATATACTCAAACTAGCATTTCTCTAATCTTCCAATACCTTCTGCTCCGGAAAGCCAGGCCATGCCCACTTACTCCCAACCACCAGCCCGTGCTCACGCTCTCATTCACCAAGATGGCTTCCAGCGGGTGGCCACACTCAACACCTATCCATACTTCAGGggaagctttaaaatatttatcaaatctCTTCCCAGCTGTTTAGAGCTCTTCtaccttgaatttttaaaacagctttaacACAAAGTTGTAAATAACATGTACTTGAAAGTTAAGTACTCTGTGTGAAAGCTGAATCCGAACTAGTCCATGCAGCTATGTTCTCCTTTCCTAACTAAACCGTGTGCCTGCAGAGTATGGTGACATTTCCTAGTTTTTCTGGAATCTCTCTGTGATTAGAAACTAAAGTAGTTCCCAATCTGATCAAATCGAAGCTTTCAGGTTCCACCCTAACCCTGTTTTATCTACAGTTGAGGATAAATTATGTCTCAATGGATATTGATAATAAAGGTCTTTCTTCCCTGGGTCCTCAGTCCATGAAAAATTTACAGAATGCCTTCTACATGTTACATACCAGAGCAGAATGAAAAGATCCTTCCTCTTTGGAAGATTATAATTCAGGTAGAGAAAGGATTAAGTACCAAATACAGAATCGTATCTAACTTTTGTGGTATCTGTGGATTGGGTATCAAGAGAAGGGAGAAACAAGTAACTTTTGTGGTATCTGTAGATtcaagagaaaggagaaacaagtGTGGTGAGTAAGGAATAATGGAAAGCTCAAATAAGAGATGAACTTTTAAGGATAAAGTTCTGGAGGTTctgctgcacaacaatgtgaatatagttaataccactgaactgtatgcttaaaaatgttaaaatggttaattttattatgCTTCTGTGGGTTTTTTGAGCCTTGATATTTCTTCTGgagtaggtttttttaaaaaaacttttacttatttttaaaattcaaatgtagttcacatactgtgttatattagtttcagatatatatTGTTATCTCTTTATAACTAcgatttaaaaaggaaggaaagaaaacgcGTAATTTGGGTAACAGAAGTACACACGAAGAAGGGACTAAGACAGTCTGGAGATCTAGACCAAATGGAATTTAACAAGAATCTGGGGAAAGAGGACATGAATTCTGATGGGCAATATCACACCATACTGAGTGGGACCCAAGGAGAGGAGAATGTAAAATCTATTTCAGAAGAAACAGGATAGTTATGGGCTCATCTTGTCAGCCTAGTGTTAAATCAATTGGATGTTTCAGATGAACAGACTCTGCAATTTCCAAATAGGGTTCACTGTCATCCAAGtatgagaaaatgttttttaacacTGATGTCAGAAGAAACTAAGAATATGCAGGAAAATTTTAAGGCATTTcacaaaagataagaaacagAAACCAAGGGAGAGAAGACCAGTACAATGTAATAAATAAAGGAAGTGGGGAGGATGTGCAGGATGGTTTGGAGGAGTCTGTAGCTGACTGTCAGCCACTCTGAGGAAGAAGGGAGTGGAGCACCTCTCTGGCAGGACCATCTGCCAGGTACAATAGTCCACAGGTTACAGGGATTAAGTATCAGTTTGGACGAGCAgcataaatacaaacaaaaaggcCTGAAAGTTGAGACAAGATGAACCTTTACAAGGGGCACGAAGAGAACTAAAGAATGGAAAACAGGCTCTTTCCTCCCTGGCTGCTTGAAGCTCGGCCACCATCATGAAAGACACGGTAACTATCCAGACCAGGAAGTTCACGAGCAAGCAACTACTTCAGCGGAAACAAATGGTCACTGATGCTCTCCACCCCGGGAAGGCCACAGTAATTTAGGAACAACCAGCCACAGTGTACAAGACCACACCAGATGTCATCTTTGTATTTGGATTCAGAACTCATTTTGGTGGTGGCAAGACAACTGGCTTTGGCGTGATTTAGGATTCCTTGGATAACGCAAAGAAAAATGGACCTAAATACAGACTTGCAAGACATGACCGGTACGAGAAGAAAAAGACCTCCAGGAAACAGTGAAAGAACACAAAAGCAGAATGAAGAAAGTCACGGGGACAACAAGAGCCAGTGCTGGTGCTGGCAAACAGCGAGCCAGAGACTAGACAAGAGGAGTAAAGACTCTGCAGTGACTTTATCTGTGGTGACTGTGCAGGTTTTTCATGAGGATTAATAAACTAAGAactttcttatctttatttttaaaaatttttattatattattcattaGTTTTCGATacagtgctccatgattcattgtttgctccttgcaatacgtgccctccttaatacccatcactgggctaaacatccccccatcccctagaactttttttttttttaaagattttattaatttttgtgagagagagagcatgtaagcACATAAAcggggcaggggggcagagggagcagcagactccccactgagcagggaactgtgggatcatgacctgagtgaaggcagatgcttaaccgactgagccacccaggcacccaaactaagaacttaaaaaaaaaaaaaaaaaggaatggcaaACATGTCCTGCGGGGGCAACTTCACTTATGAGTAAACGCTTCCTGCACACCTACGGTGGCTGCAAGcgctggggaagaggaaggccCGATGCACACTGCACCAGCACACTGGAACCACTTAAAGCACAAAGCTGAACAAAAATCAAGACAGCTGCACAAAGCTTCAGCGAAgctcgattttatttattttttaatttttaaaaaaagatttcatttatttatttgccaaagacagaaagagagaccacaagcagggggagcagcagagggagaagcagactccccgctgagcagggagcccgacacggggctcgattccaggaccccgggatcatgacctgagccgaaggcagacgcttaactgactgagccacccaggcaccccgcgaAGCTTGATTTTAAAGTAACCTTCTTCCACTCTTCCACAAACCTTCCTCACCGCCCTTCTTAGCCTGTGGTCTTAGGAACCTGGCACCACCCTGAAAACAACTAACAAGGCTGGCAGCATATACACAACACTTGTCAAACCAGCTCGATCCTGTCTTTCCCTATAAACCCCCCTTCCTTGCAGTCTGTGAAAGCCACAGGCCTCTGCAGCCTCCTTTGCCCGACAAACCAATGAAGCTCTTGTTCCTTTTTATCCCGAGCTGTCCTTGAGTTATACTTGGGCTCCAAAGCACAGGGGTCTGTGTATGACCACATCACGTGAAGACCGACTTAGGGCCTGTGCTCATCACTGCCAAACAGAGCGCAGGAGCACCTATGTGAGGCAGCAGCCAGCCTCACCGGCTCAGGGAGGGGACAGATTTTGGTGTCCTAGTGCATAAAGCAGGGAGTGAAACAGGCAGGAAATCAGCCCGAGGAACTTCatggcaaggaaggaaggaaaatggaagacaaaaagaatgaacaagaaCGTCTCCAATTCATTTTTCTCCGAGATTTCTAAATGGCTGCAAAGAAGGGAATTCTGTGCTACTGGGGGCGGGTGAGTTACTGAGCACGCAGGAGGAGGAAGTGACCGGGTCCTCACAGCACTGGCTAGCATGGAAAATGCCCACAAGTGTAAATCAAATGTAAAATCAGAAAAGCAGCCTGCACACAGCGCTGGAGGGAGCAAGCTGCCTGCGGCCTGGGAGGTGTGGCCGGGGCGCTGGAGGCTCGGGGCTGCCCTCAGACCCTCCCAAAANCCCCcccaaggggggggggggggatgttcaAAACTGTACCGAGCTCCTAACTTACCTGGATGACTCTGACATGGCAGTTCTCCTTCGGCGACCCAcggctcctctccctgctccaacTTGAGGATCACGTTCGGTTTGGTGCTGTCGTACCCTGTGAGTGAGAAACGGAGCCAGACTTGGACCGGCTGCTTGGCTCTCGGATCTCTGAGTCTGAGATGCTGCCTCAGAGGCCAACATACAAATACCCTACCTGGTGCCGAAAGGGCGTTAAATGGTCCTAACACTTATTTCttcaaacttgagaaaaaaaagtcattaaactGGCAGGCCCCCTCCACCCCTGGGGCAGCGACCCACACGGCAGGCTCTCCTCACCCACGGAGACGAGATGGCtgtagttctccagcatcacgtcTCGGTACGTGGTCTTCTCATCAGGCTCCAGCTGCTGCCACTCCTCCTGGGTGAAGTCCACGGCCACGTCCCTGAATGACACTGGCCCCTGTAACGGTATCGGATCGGAATCTGTCATGTGGAGGAGACGTGCAGCCACGGGAGCTTAGCAAGCTCAAGCTCACTGATAAAGTTAACCGTGAACACTGAAAACCTGACTGTGTGTTACAGACTGTGGAACGAAAACAAACCAGAGTGGAAACACTACCTCTGGGTTCCTTCCGCGCTCCctaaaaaacccaaaccccaaaATCAGAAAACCAACTGAGTTCCCATTTTGCAACTGAACTGAGTTCTGGGGGATGTAAGATGAGTAAGACACCGCTCCTGCTCTCAGAAAGCTTCCGGCCCGGCAGGGAAACAccatggaaaaaaagacatattttgtcCCCCGGCCTCCCGCCCCACCTCGTCACAGGGGTGCACGCAGAGCTCAGCCTCTGGCCTCCTGTTCAGCTCTTTCATCTTGGACTTTTACCTGTGGCGACCTGCGTGACTAAGGGTTCTACGTCCTCCAAGTTTTGGGCCAAACACCGCATCTCAAACAGCTCACCCTTGCAGCAATAACTTGCACTGACGAACGCCCGAGAGGTCGAGTGCCCGCATGGAGCGCGGTTTCATGGGCTGCCAAGTTAGGCTTCACAGCCCGTGCGCCACAGGATCGAGGCGGAAAGAAGACACAGAGGTGTGAAGTACCAATGAGCAGAAACAGAGGCGGCGTCGACACCAAAGAGGGGGCGGGAAGAACAGGGCAGAGAGACCGTTGCTAAAGCACAGCTGTCCGACGGCAGGAGCAGACTCTAACTCAGGACAGTAAACTGAATGTACACAGTTACCTTCCCgcctccaaaacaaaacaaaacccccaaaaagtccattcaaagaaatacaagaataGAGCCCTGGGACACAGAGACTGTTCCCCGAGCAGGAATTTCTCTGAGGAGATTCCTGTGGAGCCGAGAAGATGAGAACCGAAGCCGCAGATCGCACAGCTCCACACAGGGTGCACACTGGGCCCCAGCAAGAGTGGACCGTGGAGTGTCCTGGAGCCCTGGAGAATCCCCAGGCCCATCGAGAGGGCACGGGGTCCCTGTCGGCAGCAGAGGTGAAGAGCAATTAGCCACAGGAACACCTTAGCAGCCCGGGTGGTTCCCAGTTTCGAGTCCACAGAGCAGTGGGATTAGTGGCGGACGGTAAGACCTCTCCGGCTGTGGGCACCGTGGTCACACATGTGGCAGAGCGCAACACACTTCAGGCCTCAAGGCTGGGAGAGGGTCACAGATTCACTGTGACACAGACAGATGTCTGTCTGGGATAAATGTTAAACTGGAGGGAATACGGGTACGATCCAAGAGGGTCTCGGGCAAACCAGGACACAAATCCACTCTATCCGAGTTGGACGTGGTTGATCTTCCCCAAGGCAGCTCTCAGAGAACCACACTTAGGGAAAAGCAACTCGAGTGACTTAACCTTGTGTGCCAACTTGCAGCTAGTTCAAAACGGGAGTGGTGCCTACAGATTCCGTGTGTAAGAAGACACCACGCACAGAAgaaaaaggcagcctacagaatgggaaaaatatctgCCTATTGTGTCTCTGGTAAAGAACTCATACCCAGAATACAGAGCGAATCCCTAAGACCCAACAACAGAAACCAACATGattcaaaatgggcaaaggactggAATGGgcatttctcaaagaaaacacacacgTGTCCAAGGAGCACACaggaagatgctcaacatcaccagtcaCCAgcacaaatcaaagccacagtgagttACCGCCACCCGTCCCCTAGCGTGGCTACTACCAAAAAGCCGGGAAATAACATGTTGGGGAAAtgagaacccttgtgcactatcgCTGGAacgcaaactggggcagccactgcaGGCACGAGAcctcctcaaaaattaaaattaaatttgttattaatttaccttatgatccagcaattccacttt
This genomic interval carries:
- the LOC100463897 gene encoding RB-associated KRAB zinc finger protein isoform X2 → MNESQGPVSFRDVAVDFTQEEWQQLEPDEKTTYRDVMLENYSHLVSVGYDSTKPNVILKLEQGEEPWVAEGELPCQSHPEEVWKVDDLIERIPGSEDEHSRQQSGFGPTATLSSPGSKIEKELLQINKKKIENGQEIGTST
- the LOC100463897 gene encoding RB-associated KRAB zinc finger protein isoform X1, which translates into the protein MNESQGPVSFRDVAVDFTQEEWQQLEPDEKTTYRDVMLENYSHLVSVGYDSTKPNVILKLEQGEEPWVAEGELPCQSHPEEVWKVDDLIERIPGSEDEHSRQAISINNKTLIEERENAFDKTCNVETSLVPSSITSHTCVSCGKNLESTSELIISDGSYARKKPDECSECGKMYHRGKPYECNQNGEGYSQNEESILQKIHILEKPFEYNGCMEALDNEAVFLAHKRAYMGEKPYEWNDSGSDFIQMSNFNVYQRSQMELKPFECSECGKSFCKKSKLIIHQRAHTGEKPYECNVCGKSFSQKGTLTVHRRSHLEEKPYKCNECGKTFCQKLHLTQHLRTHSGEKPYECNECGKTFCQKTHLTLHQRNHSGERPYPCNECGKSFSRKSALSDHQRTHTGEKLYKCNECGKSYYRKSTLITHQRTHTGEKPYQCSECGKFFSRVSYLTIHYRSHLEEKPYECNECGKTFNLNSAFIRHRKVHTDEKPHECSECGKLSQFSYLTDHPAALLGDKPYECSECGKIFLDSSAFSGHQLLPKGEKSYECNICGKLFSELSYYTIHYRSHSEEKPYGCSECGKTFSHNSSLFRHQRVHTGEKPYECYECGKFFSQKSYLTIHHRIHSGEKPYECSKCGKVFSRMSNLTVHYRSHSGEKPYECNECGKVFSQKSYLTVHYRTHSGEKPYECNECGKKFHHRSAFNSHQRIHRRGNVNVLDVENLL